Proteins co-encoded in one Apteryx mantelli isolate bAptMan1 chromosome 4, bAptMan1.hap1, whole genome shotgun sequence genomic window:
- the RAD9A gene encoding LOW QUALITY PROTEIN: cell cycle checkpoint control protein RAD9A (The sequence of the model RefSeq protein was modified relative to this genomic sequence to represent the inferred CDS: deleted 1 base in 1 codon), translating into MRCVITGGNVKVLGKAVHSLSRIGDELYLEPTENGLSLRAVNSSRSAFASFLFVPLFFQLYERGSPPRAGQHFRCKVLMKSFLSIFRSLPSLEKTVGKCLILLKPQASRLVVQLHCKYGVTKTHNLAFQECERLQAVFSTRQCANSLCAPARVLAEAVVHFPATLSEVTLSAGPGGKISLRNYVEDEKEPGRTMVTELWLAEDEFQEVAVAPGTCITFCLKEFRGLLTFAEASNLPLTIHYDAPGRPAVFTLDDPLLEVHLVLATLSDPESISQSPTANGASELPTPADDFADDLESYMIAMETSAYEGGSGAPPSPTFPLRTPGPAHSEPEEEEEEEAVPGTPPHKKFRSLFFGSVLTPGGPCLAPTQEVLAEDSDGEY; encoded by the exons ATGAGGTGCGTCATCACGGGAGGCAACGTGAAAG TCCTCGGCAAAGCCGTGCACTCCCTGTCCCGCATCGGGGACGAGCTCTACCTGGAGCCCACCGAGAACGGG ctgtccCTGCGGGCCGTGAACTCCTCGCGCTCTGCCTTCGCCTCCTTCCTCTTCGTGCCCCTCTTCTTCCAGCTCTACGAAAGGGGCAGCCCCCCGCGCGCCGGGCAGCACTTCCGCTGCAAAGTCCTCATGAAG TCCTTCCTGAGCATCTTCCGGTCGCTGCCCTCGCTGGAGAAGACGGTGGGGAAGTGCCTCATCTTGCTCAAGCCGCAGGCTAGCCGCCTGGTCGTGCAGCTCCACTGCAAGTACG GTGTCACCAAGACCCATAACCTGGCCTTCCAGGAGTGCGAGCGGCTTCAGGCCGTCTTCAGCACGCGGCAGTGCGCCAACAGCCTCTGCGCCCCAGCCCG AGTGCTGGCCGAGGCCGTGGTCCACTTCCCCGCGACGCTGTCCGAGGTGACGCtgagcgccggccccgggggcaaGATCAGCCTCCGAAACTACGTGGAGGATGAGAAGG agccggGCAGGACGATGGTGACGGAGCTGTGGCTGGCCGAGGACGAGTTCCAGGAGGTGGCCGTGGCCCCAGGGACCTGCATCACCTTCTGCCTCAAGGAGTTTCGG GGACTCCTGACCTTCGCCGAAGCCTCGAATCTGCCCCTCACCATCCACTACGACGCACCCGGCAG GCCAGCCGTGTTCACCCTGGATGACCCCCTGCTGGAAGTGCACCTGGTCCTGGCCACCCTCTCGGATCCGGAAAGCATCTCGCAATCACCCACGGCCAACGG TGCCTCTGAATTGCCCACCCCTGCGGATGACTTCGCGGACGATCTTGAATCCTACATGATTGCCATGGAAACCAGTGCCTACGAGGGGGGCTCCggggcaccccccagccccaccttccCCCTGCGCACCCCTGGCCCAGCACACAGCGAgcccgaggaagaggaggaagaggaagccgTGCCAGGGACACCCCCTCACAAAAAG TTTCGCTCGCTG TTTTTCGGCTCCGTGCTGACGCCGGGGGGGCCGTGCCTGGCCCCGACCCAGGAGGTGCTGGCGGAGGACAGCGACGGCGAGTACTGA
- the PPP1CA gene encoding serine/threonine-protein phosphatase PP1-alpha catalytic subunit translates to MADTEKLNLDSIIGRLLEVQGSRPGKNVQLTENEIRGLCLKSREIFLSQPILLELEAPLKICGDIHGQYYDLLRLFEYGGFPPESNYLFLGDYVDRGKQSLETICLLLAYKIKYPENFFLLRGNHECASINRIYGFYDECKRRYNIKLWKTFTDCFNCLPIAAIVDEKIFCCHGGLSPDLQSMEQIRRIMRPTDVPDQGLLCDLLWSDPDKDVQGWGENDRGVSFTFGAEVVAKFLHKHDLDLICRAHQVVEDGYEFFAKRQLVTLFSAPNYCGEFDNAGAMMSVDETLMCSFQILKPADKNKGKYGQFSGLNPAGRPVTPPRNSAKAKK, encoded by the exons ATGGCGGACACCGAGAAGCTCAACCTGGACTCCATCATCGGCCGCCTCCTGGAGG TCCAAGGGTCACGGCCAGGGAAGAACGTGCAGCTGACGGAGAACGAGATCCGGGGGCTGTGCCTCAAATCCCGGGAGATCTTCCTCAGCCAGCCCATCCTGCTGGAGCTGGAGGCGCCCCTCAAGATCTGTG GGGACATCCACGGGCAGTACTACGACCTGCTGCGGCTCTTCGAGTACGGGGGCTTCCCTCCCGAGAGCAACTACCTGTTCCTGGGGGACTACGTGGACCGGGGCAAGCAGTCGCTGGAGACCATCTGCCTCCTGCTTGCCTACAAGATCAAGTACCCCGAGAACTTCTTCCTGTTGCGCGGCAACCATGAGTGTGCCAGCATCAACCGCATCTACGGCTTCTACGATGAGT GCAAGCGGCGGTACAACATCAAGCTCTGGAAGACCTTCACCGACTGCTTCAACTGCTTGCCCATCGCCGCCATTGTGGACGAGAAGATCTTCTGTTGCCATGGAG ggCTGTCCCCCGACCTGCAGTCCATGGAGCAGATCCGGCGGATCATGCGCCCCACGGACGTGCCGGACCAGGGCCTGCTCTGCGACCTGCTCTGGTCCGACCCCGACAAGGACGTGCAGGGCTGGGGTGAGAACGACCGCGGCGTCTCCTTCACCTTCGGGGCAGAGGTGGTGGCGAAGTTCTTGCACAAGCACGACCTGGACCTCATCTGCAGGGCGCACCAG GTGGTGGAGGACGGCTACGAGTTTTTCGCCAAGCGCCAGCTCGTGACACTCTTCTCGGCGCCCAACTACTGCGGGGAGTTCGACAACGCGGGCGCCATGATGAGCGTGGACGAGACCCTCATGTGCTCCTTCCAG ATCCTGAAGCCGGCCGACAAGAACAAGGGCAAATACGGGCAGTTCAGCGGGCTCAACCCCGCGGGACGCCCCGTCACCCCTCCCCGCAACTCCGCCAAAGCCAAGAAGTGA